CGTCTCTACGCGCCTCCCGGTCCGAGCTCGAATGGGCGGTGAACGCCTACACCCTCTCCTTCGCCGCGGTGATGCTCGGCGCTGGAGCGATCACGGACACCCTCGGCGCGAAGCGGGCCTTCGTGGCGGGCCTGCTGGTCTTCACCGCCTCCTCCACGATCTGCGCTGCAGCCGGCTCCATGCTGGTGCTCAACGTCCCCCGGCTGGCCCGGGGCGCGGGTTCCGCGCCCCTGCTGCCGAGCGCGCTCGTCCTGGCCACCGCTTCCGCACCCGACGAGCAGACCCGGCAATGGCTGGTGGGTAGGTGGGCCGCCGCGGGTGGCCTCGGAATGGCCGCCGGCCCTCTGCTGGGCGGGGCGCTCGTCGCGCTGGCCAACTGGCGTGCCGTCTTCGCCGTCGACGTGGTCATCGGAATTCCAGCCGCACTGTGGAGCATCCGTTCGATTCCCGCCGTCTCACGGGGCGGTCGGCACCTCGACATCGCGGGGATGGCCAGTGCGACCGTCGTGATGGGCGGGCTGGTCTTCGCGCTCGTCGACGCCCCCGCGCGAGGATGGCTCTGCCCCGCAATCATCACCGCTGCCGCGCTGGCCATCTCCAGTCCCGCCGGCTTCGTCTGAGCCGAGCGCTCCACCCGGGAACCTCTTCTGCCGCCAGGCGTCTACTCCGACCGTGGATTCGTCGCCACAGCCGCCCAAGGCGCACTGTTCAACGGTCTCCGCGATGTCGCGGGCCACCGGCACGGACTCCGGGAGCTTCAGCGTCTTGATCATCGCATCGGTGATCCGCATGTTGGCCTGGTGCGGGATGAACGCGCCGAGCTGGTCGGCGGTGATCCCGGCGGCGTCCAGCGCCTGCTGGGCCACCTTCGCCATCTCGTAGACCGCCCAGCGGAAGACCGGCTGGCCGTCCATCCGCAGCGCGGGCCAGCGGGTCTCGTCGCCCGCACCGTTGACCGCGTCCTCCTTGGCGAACGCGGTGTCCCACGCCTGGGTCTGCGTGATGACGTCGCGCTGCGAGCCGTCCGAGCCCCAGATCAGCTTGCCGATGCCGGGCGTGTCGGACGGGCCGACGATCGCGGCGCCCGCACCGTCGCCGTCGCCGTCGCCGTCGCCGTCGCCGTCGCCGTCGCCGAAGATGAACGCCGTCGAGCGGTCCGAGGTGTCGGTAAGGTCGCTCAGCCGCTCCACGCCGATCACCAGCACGTACTCGGCCCTGCCGCCGCGGATCATGCCGTCCGCCAGGCCCAGGCCGTAGCCGAAGCCGGCGCACGCCGCGGAGATGTCGAACGCGGGCGCGGTGCCGCAGCCCAGCCGGTCGGCGATCTCGGTCGCGATCGCCCCATCCGACGGCGGACTCGAGAGCGTGCCATGAGCCTGGAACTGGAAGTCCAGGTGGTCACGCAGCTGGACCGGCTTCGGGCTGAGCGCGACGAACTCGCCGTCACGGAACGGGTCTGGCAGCGGATGGCCGGACAGCTCACTGCGGAATCGGCGGCGGCCGAGCCGCCGGCGATGCAGGTCGCAGGCCGAGCGGTGCCGCTGGCCCCGCACCGTGGGCCCGGCGTCGACCTGGACGCGCCGCCGCCGGGCTACCGGCGCCTCCTCGCCATCGTGCGCCACGCGGGCGGGCCGGTTGCGACCGAGCGGTCAGCGAAGGTACTGGGGTCCGTGACCATGCCGGCGTTGGCGAATACGACGTCCAGCGTGCCGAAGTGGTCGACGCTCTGCTGGACGGCGAGGGATCTCGGGTCGGTCGCGACGGCGCCCAGTGCCGGCGTCTGACGGTCGCCGATGCTTCGGGCGACCGTCTGGACAGCGTTCAGGTGCAGGTCGAGAAGGGTGACGTTCCTACCGTGCGACCGCAGGACGCGGGCGGTGGCAGCGCCGATACCGCTGGCAGCACCGGCGACAAGGCCGGTCTTGTTCGCGAGAGGGAAGCGGTTCATGCATGGTCCTTTGGATGTGCGCCCGTCGGACCCGAGGCTGAGGCGGTTCCCGGCTCCGCGACGTGGGCGGGGGATCGGCGGAGCCGGGTGACTCCAGGTGCCGGGGCGCGGGAACCGCGTGACAGCCAAACCGGCCGCCGGCGTATCCGGCGGCAAGCGGGACTCAGCTCACCTGGCTGCTGCGGGCCTCGAAGGTGGCCGTGGTGTAGGTGCCGGTGGGCAGGTAGTCACCCATGACGGCGCGTTCGTCGCCGGGAGTGTGCGTGTTCTGGACGGCGTGGGTGAAAGCGGATGAGGGCAGCATGTTGCGCAGGATCAGGGGCGTGTCGTCGCCGTGGCCGGCGCCGCCGCCGTCGCCGTCTGGGGAGAGGCTGAGCCAGTTGACGCCATTCGCGCGGGTGGCGTTGGCGGGCCGGTCCTGCGGCAGGCTGAGCACGATGCTGCACCAACCGTCGGCGTCGGTGACGAGTTGCTCGTCGTAGAGGCAGCCGACGGTCGTGGCGATGCTCTCGTTGGTGCAGATCGACCAGTTTCGAACGCGCCATCTTCCATGACCCCTCCTTCGCCACCACCGCCCGGATCGAGCGCGCGCTACGCCTCGCTTCGCGGCCCGGCGGCGCGGACGCGATGCTGGGGATCCTTTCGAGCCTCGGCTCCATGCGCGGAGTGCACAAGCAGTGGCGCCGTGACCTGCTGGCCAAGGTCGCCATCCTGGACCTGCCGATCTTCGTCGTCTGGGAGGACCGCGACCGGATCCTGCCCGCGAGGCACCTGGACGCGGCCCGCACCGCCTTTCCCAAGGCCCGCACCCACCTCTTCCCGGCCACCGGCCACATGCCGCAGATCGAACGGGCCGAATCCTTCGCCGAGCGGGCCCTGAACTTCTGGGCCTGACGCCCCGTTCCTTTCGGTCCGCGGTCGTGGCGGGCTTCTCCTCCCTCACCCGCCACGCAGCGAACCGAAGGGCCCGGTTACCCGTTCGGCCGCCGCCCGGTTGCGGCACTCGCGATCGGGCGGCAGTTTGCGACCGGGAGGGGCTGCGACCGCGGGCCCTCAGCGTGGAGGCGAGGACGCACGTGAGCATGCTGTCGGACGATCTACGGACCCTGAGCCGCGAGGCGTACGTCTACCTGTACCCGCTGGTCATGATGGACGTCACACGCCGCCAGTCCGCCGCCGTCCGGGCCGGCGTCAAACCCGGATACGGCCCGCCGAACCAGTTCCACCACCTGCGCGCCTTCCCCCAGCGGACTTCCGTGCCGTCGTCCGGCCCAACTTCGACACCCTCTACTCCAACGCCTGGCTCGACCTCACCTCCGGCCCGGTCGAACTCCATGTCGCCGACACCGCCGACCGGTACTACATGCTGCCGCTGATGGACATGTGGACCGACGTCTTCGCCACCATCGGCCAGCGCACCACCGGCACCGGCGACCAGGACTACCTCGTCGTCGGCCCCGACTGGCGGGGCGACACCCCGGCCGGGGCCACGGTCCTGCGCTCCCCCACCCCATACGTGTGGCTCATCGGACGGACCCAGACCAACGGCCCCGCTGACTACGACGCCGTCCACAAGGTCCAGGACGGTTACACCCTCACCACCCCGAACCCGACCACCCACACGCCCGACCCCGGCGTGGACGTCGCCACTGACCCCCTCACGCTGGTCAACAGCCTCAGCGCGGCGCAATTCTTCACCCACGCCGCCCAGGCCCTGGCCGAGAACCCCCACACGCGTCCGACTTCTCCGCCCTCGCACGCATCGCGCACCTCGGCATCGTCCCGGGCCAAGACTTCGACCCCGGACGATTCGACGCCGACGCACTCACGCAGGTCGAGGATGGCGCACGGGCCGCGCGCGACGCGATCCTCGGCTCCATGGCGTCCTTCGGCACCCCGGCCAACGGCTGGCGGACCTCCACCGACACCATGGGCGTCTACGGCAACAGCTACTTCAAGCGCGCCGTCGTCGCCGCAGGCGGACTCGGTGCCAACCCGCCCGAAGACGCCGTCTACCCAGTCCTGGCCACCGACGCCGACGGCCGGCCCGTGGCCGGCGAGAACGACTACGTCCTTCACTTCGACGCCGACGCGCTCCCGCCCGCCGGCGCCTTCTGGTCCGTCACCATGTACGACGGCGAGGGCTTCCAGGTCGGCAACGAACTCGACCGCTTCGCGCTCGGCGACCGCGACCCCCTCACCTACAACGCCGACGGCTCACTCGACATCCACATCTCCCACCGCAACCCAGGCCGGGACCGACAGGCCAACTGGCTCCCCGCCCCACTTGGCCCACTGGGCGTCACCATGCGCCTGTACGCACCCGCGCCCCAGGCTCTCGATGGCCGATGGAACCCACCGCCCGTCCGCGCGACCCGCCCCGACAAGGAGTCGAACGCCTGACCGTCGGACGGAGGGGACTGTGGGCAGAGCCTGTCGGCGGTCCGCACGGCGCGGGCCGTCACCATTGGTGTACCGACCCTCCGACAAGATCTGACGTCCCATCAGTATGTCTGTCGCTCCATGGAAGACCCGCGGGCGGTTCCCCGAGCCATGTCCGATCCCACGGCCCTCCCGGGTCTGACAAGTTGCCCACCCATTGGCCAAGTAGCGCGAAACTCTCGCCATCTGCGGTGCGACATCACGCGACGGCCGCCGTCCGCGACGTCCCGCCCCGTCGGACGCGGGCGGGGCCCGGGACGTCGCACGGCACGCGGCACCGCCGGGCGCGCACCACATCA
The Kitasatospora paranensis genome window above contains:
- a CDS encoding 3-oxoacyl-[acyl-carrier-protein] synthase III C-terminal domain-containing protein, which produces MAHDGEEAPVARRRRVQVDAGPTVRGQRHRSACDLHRRRLGRRRFRSELSGHPLPDPFRDGEFVALSPKPVQLRDHLDFQFQAHGTLSSPPSDGAIATEIADRLGCGTAPAFDISAACAGFGYGLGLADGMIRGGRAEYVLVIGVERLSDLTDTSDRSTAFIFGDGDGDGDGDGDGDGAGAAIVGPSDTPGIGKLIWGSDGSQRDVITQTQAWDTAFAKEDAVNGAGDETRWPALRMDGQPVFRWAVYEMAKVAQQALDAAGITADQLGAFIPHQANMRITDAMIKTLKLPESVPVARDIAETVEQCALGGCGDESTVGVDAWRQKRFPGGALGSDEAGGTGDGQRGSGDDCGAEPSSRGGVDEREDQPAHHDGRTGHPRDVEVPTAP
- a CDS encoding DUF1214 domain-containing protein; this encodes MASFGTPANGWRTSTDTMGVYGNSYFKRAVVAAGGLGANPPEDAVYPVLATDADGRPVAGENDYVLHFDADALPPAGAFWSVTMYDGEGFQVGNELDRFALGDRDPLTYNADGSLDIHISHRNPGRDRQANWLPAPLGPLGVTMRLYAPAPQALDGRWNPPPVRATRPDKESNA
- a CDS encoding SDR family NAD(P)-dependent oxidoreductase, giving the protein MNRFPLANKTGLVAGAASGIGAATARVLRSHGRNVTLLDLHLNAVQTVARSIGDRQTPALGAVATDPRSLAVQQSVDHFGTLDVVFANAGMVTDPSTFADRSVATGPPAWRTMARRRR